In Geminocystis sp. M7585_C2015_104, a genomic segment contains:
- a CDS encoding ABC transporter ATP-binding protein: MVNRMKDNDWGLLLKLVPYAKQNYGILLTALLLLVPLSLAGAIQPLLVGQAISLLREEPTWWFLNPNNLSQSINLLAFILLATIIIRTILLSWQGFLVQKLGQEITASLRQDLFNHVTSLSSSFFQQTPVGKLVTRITNDVEALGDVFATGAIGILSDIFSIIAIIITIFALQWQLACLLVFLLIPVTGLILYFQREYRKANYAAREELSLLNSLLQENVVGISVVQMFRREKYNSELFRQVNQRYREAIDKTIFHDSAVSATLEWVSLVAIAIVLWLGGYLILKGQLNFGVLSAFILYAQRLFEPLRQFAEKFTMFQSGFTAIERVSELMSVPIEIQDRPANKTVAPRVEGKIGEIRFEDVWFAYKPGEYVLKGLNFTINPGEKVALVGPTGAGKSSIIRLLCRLYEPQRGRILVDGIDIKDIPQAELRRHIGVILQESFIFAGDVKRNITLGEDYTDEEVVAAAKATNIHDFIMQLPQGYDTLLRERGANLSAGQKQLLAFARVAIRNPNILVLDEATANLDVATEAVTQAALERILVNKTAIIIAHRLATIRNVDRIFVLKQGQLVESGGHEELLAQNGVYASLYKLQMLTIPA, from the coding sequence ATGGTCAATAGGATGAAAGATAACGACTGGGGATTGCTCCTAAAACTAGTCCCTTATGCTAAACAGAATTATGGGATTTTGCTCACTGCTTTATTGCTTTTAGTCCCCCTTTCCCTTGCTGGTGCCATCCAACCGCTACTAGTAGGACAGGCAATTTCCCTGTTGCGAGAGGAACCGACTTGGTGGTTTTTAAACCCTAATAACTTGTCCCAAAGCATTAATTTGCTAGCTTTTATTCTGTTGGCCACCATTATTATTCGCACAATTTTACTATCCTGGCAGGGATTTTTAGTTCAGAAACTAGGACAAGAAATCACCGCTTCTCTTCGTCAGGACTTGTTCAATCATGTCACCTCCCTGTCTTCTAGTTTCTTTCAGCAAACGCCCGTGGGAAAACTAGTAACCAGAATCACAAATGATGTAGAAGCCTTGGGGGATGTATTTGCCACTGGCGCCATTGGTATTTTGAGTGATATTTTCTCAATTATTGCCATTATTATCACTATCTTCGCCCTCCAGTGGCAATTGGCCTGTTTGCTGGTATTTCTACTAATCCCTGTCACCGGTTTAATTCTCTACTTTCAGAGAGAATACCGCAAGGCCAACTATGCCGCCAGGGAAGAATTGTCCCTCCTCAACTCCCTGTTGCAGGAGAATGTTGTAGGTATCAGCGTAGTACAAATGTTCAGGAGGGAGAAGTACAACAGTGAGCTCTTTCGACAGGTAAACCAGCGTTATCGCGAAGCTATTGACAAAACCATCTTCCACGATTCTGCTGTTTCTGCTACCCTGGAGTGGGTTTCCCTGGTGGCTATTGCCATAGTGTTGTGGTTGGGAGGCTACTTAATTCTAAAGGGTCAACTCAATTTCGGTGTCCTTTCCGCATTTATTCTCTACGCCCAACGCCTATTCGAGCCCCTTCGCCAGTTCGCTGAGAAATTTACTATGTTTCAATCAGGCTTCACTGCTATTGAAAGAGTTTCTGAACTAATGAGTGTTCCAATTGAGATACAGGATCGCCCGGCAAACAAAACTGTTGCGCCGAGGGTAGAGGGAAAAATTGGCGAAATACGGTTTGAAGATGTGTGGTTTGCCTACAAGCCCGGGGAATATGTCTTAAAGGGGCTCAATTTTACCATCAATCCCGGCGAGAAAGTGGCACTGGTAGGGCCTACTGGCGCCGGCAAGAGTTCTATTATTCGTCTATTATGTCGTTTGTATGAGCCCCAAAGGGGTAGAATTTTGGTAGATGGCATTGACATCAAAGACATCCCCCAAGCCGAACTGAGGCGTCACATAGGCGTGATTTTGCAGGAGAGTTTTATTTTTGCTGGTGATGTCAAACGCAATATCACCCTTGGGGAAGACTACACGGATGAGGAGGTGGTAGCCGCTGCCAAAGCCACTAATATCCATGACTTTATCATGCAACTGCCCCAGGGTTATGACACCCTGTTGAGGGAAAGAGGCGCCAACTTATCCGCCGGCCAAAAACAGCTGTTAGCCTTTGCCCGGGTGGCCATTCGCAATCCTAATATCCTAGTCTTGGATGAGGCCACTGCCAATTTAGACGTAGCTACGGAAGCTGTAACACAGGCCGCCTTAGAGCGTATTTTAGTCAACAAGACTGCCATTATTATTGCCCACCGTCTTGCCACTATTCGCAATGTAGACCGTATTTTCGTCCTCAAACAAGGTCAATTGGTAGAATCCGGGGGCCATGAAGAATTGTTGGCTCAAAATGGAGTATATGCCAGTCTTTATAAACTGCAAATGTTGACAATTCCTGCCTAA